A region of Hydrogenimonas cancrithermarum DNA encodes the following proteins:
- a CDS encoding BatD family protein, whose protein sequence is MSIHGKLVAWLLLSILSFGAGVTASVDENPVIAGESVELAIEAEGEEVLFPRIDKIGEYDVTAEGSQRLERFEDNRSVVKWIKLYAFTPKKSVTIPSFRVVVDGKQMETSPIFIQVESNSSRRSDDFLIALQSDRKEAYVGQVVQVTVRFKEKRDIPVMNVDFVPIKYENFWVKRVGREKRYSEGNYLVHEIRYLFFPQKPGSLTIGPAVVKVAIAKKMRDAFGFIVRQPKWITVTSSPLTLDVKPLPDDLKLVGDFRLHVDAEPRRVDAGKPVRLSIRVEAEGNIEDFDLPPLRIDGVTVYSDAPKIEQRYSHGIYSGTWEKRYVLIADRPFVIPPFSLRYFDPKREKIERLESDPIRIEVRGDALSKKRTDEIKDASKPTKEKRNMMVWLYGSSLIAFFVGMAAMYLISRWRERRGRDGKKRFCDVDGEAKMLQRLMPYISKSKEAAQMAENLYAAIFEGKSTKIEKKVFEKLMEELKRSR, encoded by the coding sequence ATGTCAATCCATGGTAAATTGGTTGCCTGGCTGCTTCTTTCGATTTTGTCATTCGGCGCAGGCGTGACGGCCAGTGTCGACGAGAATCCGGTCATCGCGGGTGAATCGGTCGAACTGGCGATCGAAGCCGAAGGTGAAGAGGTTCTGTTTCCTCGGATCGATAAGATCGGTGAATACGATGTCACGGCGGAGGGGAGCCAGCGTCTCGAGCGCTTTGAAGATAACCGCAGTGTCGTGAAATGGATCAAACTCTACGCGTTCACTCCGAAAAAGAGTGTGACGATTCCCTCTTTTCGTGTTGTCGTCGACGGTAAGCAGATGGAAACCTCACCGATTTTTATCCAGGTCGAGTCAAACAGCAGCCGTCGTTCGGACGATTTTCTCATCGCTCTACAGAGCGATAGGAAAGAGGCCTATGTCGGCCAGGTGGTCCAGGTGACGGTCCGTTTCAAAGAGAAGCGCGATATTCCGGTCATGAATGTCGACTTCGTTCCGATCAAATATGAGAATTTCTGGGTCAAACGGGTGGGTAGGGAGAAACGCTACAGCGAAGGGAACTATCTCGTTCATGAAATCCGGTATCTCTTTTTTCCGCAGAAACCGGGTTCATTGACGATCGGTCCTGCAGTCGTTAAGGTTGCGATCGCAAAAAAGATGCGCGATGCTTTCGGCTTCATCGTCAGGCAGCCAAAATGGATCACTGTGACCTCCTCTCCTCTTACGCTCGATGTCAAACCGCTTCCGGATGACCTGAAACTGGTCGGCGACTTCAGGCTTCATGTCGATGCGGAACCCAGACGTGTCGATGCCGGAAAACCCGTACGTCTCTCCATACGGGTCGAAGCGGAGGGGAATATCGAAGATTTCGACCTGCCTCCGCTTCGTATCGATGGGGTTACGGTCTACAGCGATGCACCGAAGATCGAGCAGCGCTACAGTCACGGTATCTACAGCGGAACATGGGAAAAACGTTACGTTCTGATCGCCGACAGACCATTCGTGATTCCACCCTTTTCTCTACGCTATTTCGATCCGAAAAGAGAGAAGATCGAGAGACTCGAAAGCGATCCGATTCGGATCGAAGTGAGAGGTGACGCTTTGTCGAAGAAACGTACGGATGAAATCAAGGATGCGTCAAAACCCACCAAGGAAAAGAGAAATATGATGGTATGGCTTTACGGAAGTTCGCTTATCGCCTTTTTTGTCGGAATGGCTGCGATGTATCTGATATCGCGATGGAGAGAGAGACGCGGACGGGATGGGAAAAAACGGTTCTGTGATGTCGATGGCGAAGCGAAGATGCTGCAGCGGTTGATGCCCTATATTTCGAAGTCGAAAGAGGCGGCTCAAATGGCGGAAAATCTTTATGCGGCCATTTTCGAAGGGAAATCGACGAAGATCGAGAAGAAAGTGTTCGAAAAGTTGATGGAGGAGCTGAAGAGAAGTCGTTAG
- a CDS encoding VWA domain-containing protein — protein sequence MLYFPHIDRIAKVAKNSSLMQAFKWMAWSGLIAALASPVMTKTFTPTHAMGRDMVLVIDASRSMDEGFSIVQSQNKFDTLKKILENFIAKRKHDRLGLIVFGEFAYIASPVTFDHDILKAMVPHLEVGMAGERTAIYDAVAMAANLLKNSEAKTKVAVLLTDGRNTAGKIPLQAAQKLLQQYGIRLYTIGVGRSHDYDPVTLKALAESTGGKFFSAADPKMLEEVYETIDKLEPSEVEQAPVIDTTYLYSYPLFIAAMSLLAYLFLLNRSEI from the coding sequence TTGCTCTATTTTCCGCATATCGACCGAATCGCGAAGGTTGCAAAAAACAGCTCGCTGATGCAGGCTTTCAAATGGATGGCTTGGAGCGGACTCATCGCAGCGCTCGCCTCGCCGGTCATGACCAAAACCTTCACGCCCACACATGCCATGGGACGCGATATGGTGCTTGTCATCGATGCGAGTCGTTCGATGGATGAGGGGTTTTCGATCGTTCAGAGCCAGAACAAGTTCGATACGCTCAAAAAGATTCTCGAAAACTTCATCGCCAAACGTAAGCATGATCGCCTCGGGTTGATCGTTTTCGGCGAATTTGCCTATATCGCATCACCTGTGACATTCGACCATGATATTCTGAAGGCGATGGTGCCCCACCTCGAGGTCGGGATGGCGGGAGAACGGACCGCAATCTACGATGCGGTGGCAATGGCGGCGAATCTGTTGAAGAATTCCGAAGCGAAGACGAAAGTGGCCGTGCTTCTGACCGATGGACGCAACACTGCGGGAAAGATTCCGCTGCAGGCGGCCCAAAAGCTTCTTCAGCAGTATGGCATCAGACTCTATACGATCGGCGTGGGCCGATCGCACGATTACGATCCTGTAACGCTCAAAGCGCTTGCGGAATCGACCGGCGGAAAGTTCTTTTCGGCCGCCGATCCAAAGATGCTGGAGGAGGTCTATGAAACGATCGACAAATTGGAGCCTTCCGAAGTCGAGCAGGCCCCTGTCATCGATACGACCTATCTCTACAGCTATCCTCTGTTTATCGCGGCGATGTCGTTGCTGGCCTATCTCTTTTTGCTGAACCGGAGCGAAATATGA
- a CDS encoding DUF58 domain-containing protein: protein MNKRLKTLLIKTRRQVFSEMIGNNPSLFHGEGYDFSELREYQIGDDIRKIDWTITAKLQKPYVKLFHEERELSVVAACMMGGSLYFGTHRIKQELVAEIAAILGYSAVKNGDLFTGAVVSRNVEAVERPTKRLFGVNRFVERIDGASILGKQADYKEGIVQLFRRIKRRSILFVIGDFLAPVDFALLSRRHEVIAVIVRDRFEEHPMSLGQVHLVDPETGATLQTNFGERSVVKYREQIIASDKKLYKHLHKHRIRFVKIYTDEEPFGRLVKLFGGRM, encoded by the coding sequence GTGAATAAAAGGCTCAAAACACTCCTGATCAAGACGAGACGGCAGGTCTTTTCCGAAATGATCGGGAACAATCCCTCGCTTTTTCATGGGGAAGGGTACGACTTCAGCGAACTGCGGGAATATCAGATCGGAGACGATATTCGAAAGATCGACTGGACGATTACGGCAAAACTTCAAAAGCCCTATGTCAAGCTGTTTCACGAGGAGAGGGAGTTGAGTGTCGTTGCGGCATGTATGATGGGAGGAAGCCTCTATTTCGGAACGCACCGTATCAAACAGGAGCTTGTCGCCGAAATTGCCGCGATTCTCGGCTACTCGGCCGTCAAAAACGGCGATCTTTTTACCGGTGCGGTTGTTTCGCGAAATGTCGAGGCGGTGGAGCGGCCGACCAAAAGGCTTTTCGGTGTCAATCGCTTCGTCGAACGGATCGACGGTGCCTCGATACTTGGAAAACAGGCCGATTACAAAGAGGGCATCGTCCAGCTTTTTCGGCGTATCAAACGTCGAAGTATTCTTTTTGTGATCGGTGATTTCCTGGCACCTGTCGATTTCGCGCTGCTCAGTCGCCGACATGAAGTCATCGCTGTCATTGTGCGGGATCGTTTCGAAGAACATCCTATGTCGCTTGGGCAGGTACACCTCGTCGACCCGGAAACCGGTGCGACACTGCAAACTAATTTTGGAGAGCGAAGTGTCGTGAAATATCGCGAGCAGATCATTGCGAGCGACAAGAAGCTCTATAAGCACTTGCATAAACACCGAATCCGATTTGTAAAAATCTATACGGATGAGGAGCCTTTCGGCAGACTGGTCAAACTTTTCGGAGGCCGGATGTGA
- a CDS encoding AAA family ATPase gives MGNIIDKIRSEIKKVVVGQDKMIDGLLIGLACDGHILLEGVPGLAKTTTVNALSKALGLAFKRVQFTPDLLPSDILGAEIYDPKNNVFKIKQGPVFTNLLLADEINRAPAKVQSALLEVMQERQVTIGEESFKIDLPFLVMATQNPVEQEGAYNLPEAQLDRFMMKLVVGYNTPDEELEIARRVANDALGSIEEVATKEDIFTIREEVKSIHIDEEVEKYIIDLIFATRDPGKYGLDSIEKWIMYGASPRASIDLYKASRAQAYLRGKDFVSPVDIAYVAKEVLRHRIIMSYEAEAEEISSDVVIEKVLETVAIP, from the coding sequence ATGGGAAATATCATAGACAAAATTCGCAGCGAAATAAAAAAAGTGGTTGTCGGTCAGGACAAGATGATCGATGGTCTTTTGATCGGATTGGCATGTGATGGACATATTTTGCTCGAAGGTGTACCGGGACTCGCGAAAACGACAACGGTCAACGCACTTTCCAAAGCGCTTGGACTTGCCTTCAAACGTGTTCAATTCACGCCCGACCTTTTACCGAGCGACATTCTTGGTGCCGAGATATACGATCCCAAAAACAATGTTTTTAAAATCAAACAGGGCCCCGTCTTTACCAACCTTCTTCTTGCCGACGAGATAAACCGCGCTCCGGCCAAAGTGCAGTCTGCACTTCTTGAAGTGATGCAGGAGCGTCAGGTAACCATCGGAGAGGAGAGTTTCAAAATCGATCTGCCTTTTTTGGTTATGGCGACACAAAACCCTGTCGAGCAGGAAGGGGCATATAACCTGCCCGAAGCGCAGCTGGACCGTTTCATGATGAAGTTGGTCGTAGGATACAACACACCGGACGAGGAGCTGGAGATTGCCCGACGAGTGGCGAACGATGCACTGGGCTCGATTGAGGAGGTCGCTACCAAAGAGGATATTTTTACGATAAGGGAGGAGGTAAAGTCGATTCATATCGACGAAGAGGTCGAGAAGTATATCATCGATCTGATTTTTGCGACCAGAGATCCTGGAAAGTATGGGCTCGATTCGATCGAAAAGTGGATTATGTACGGCGCAAGCCCTCGTGCTTCGATCGACCTTTACAAAGCGAGCCGCGCACAAGCTTATCTTCGTGGAAAGGATTTCGTATCACCGGTCGATATCGCTTATGTCGCCAAAGAGGTATTGCGTCACCGAATCATCATGAGTTACGAAGCCGAAGCCGAAGAGATAAGCTCCGATGTCGTTATAGAAAAAGTTCTTGAAACCGTCGCGATTCCATAA
- the bamA gene encoding outer membrane protein assembly factor BamA, translated as MKRIVSAILLMAVLASAQQIKAIKFDGLIHLSSDIAKEIIGIHPGEPIDIEKVDEAIKRLFAQGYFKDIWVTEERGVLTFHFKEKPVISQISFVGYGENKKEELLSQLGLKKGDIYDEGKIEKAEAALRGMIEAEGYFDTVVETEVTPLENGSVKVEFLINKGENIIIKKLNLCGAEHFDQSEIESVMANREREFMGWMWGLNDGKVKIDQLKYEAPRIRDFYMRHGYLDAKVENPLLRVDFNQYRAILDFKIEEGSVYRVKDVEIDLLDPVIDVDLLKEDLRVDPGEVFNIDDLRKDMENIKEKIANLGYAYVRVIPDFKKDEQAHTAIVQYKIFPGKKVYIRDVIIAGNTRTLDRVVRREVFLAPGDTYNLTDLKDSKAALMRTGYFENVIIDERRVSEDKMDLVVNVKETQTGNIMLGGGYGSYDGFIINASINDRNVFGSGLSMGLSVDFSRYRSNFNFNITNPRIFDSDYSTGFNIYNSEYESYDYTEKRKGGSVTVGRQIARYWHAGLMYQYFDTQLTGMNTDYPDYDLYNDTTFATSAITPSLRFNNTDDYYLPRHGMIFGISAEYAGIGGDAKYNKNYMNFSIFHGMDDYLNYDLILRYKARLGAIPWDEKLPINEKFFMGGIRTVRGYQSGSISAKDDNGYLLGGKYTFSNSVEASIPLVEAAKMRLAFFFDYGMIGEDSFTEEKRAGTGAVIEWFSPMGPISLIFARPLMEKEGDQTSSFEFTMGTQF; from the coding sequence ATGAAACGTATTGTATCGGCCATTCTGCTGATGGCAGTGCTTGCGAGTGCCCAGCAGATCAAAGCGATCAAGTTCGATGGCCTGATCCATCTCTCTTCCGATATTGCCAAAGAGATCATCGGTATCCATCCCGGTGAACCGATCGATATCGAAAAAGTCGACGAAGCGATCAAAAGGCTCTTCGCACAAGGGTATTTCAAGGATATCTGGGTGACGGAAGAGCGCGGTGTTTTGACGTTTCATTTCAAAGAGAAGCCTGTGATCTCCCAGATCTCTTTTGTGGGATATGGTGAAAACAAAAAAGAGGAGCTGCTGTCTCAGTTGGGACTCAAAAAGGGTGATATCTACGACGAAGGGAAGATCGAGAAGGCGGAAGCGGCGCTGCGCGGTATGATCGAGGCCGAAGGCTATTTCGATACCGTGGTCGAGACGGAAGTGACACCGCTTGAAAATGGCAGTGTCAAAGTGGAATTTCTGATCAACAAGGGTGAGAATATCATTATCAAGAAACTCAACCTTTGCGGTGCCGAACATTTCGATCAAAGCGAAATCGAAAGTGTCATGGCCAACCGTGAACGGGAGTTTATGGGGTGGATGTGGGGCCTCAATGACGGAAAAGTGAAGATCGATCAGCTCAAATATGAAGCGCCGCGTATTCGGGATTTCTATATGAGACATGGTTATCTCGACGCCAAAGTCGAAAATCCGCTATTGCGTGTCGATTTCAATCAGTACCGTGCCATTCTCGATTTCAAAATCGAAGAGGGTTCGGTCTACCGTGTCAAAGATGTCGAGATAGATCTACTCGACCCGGTCATCGATGTCGATCTTTTAAAAGAGGATCTGAGGGTCGATCCGGGGGAAGTTTTCAACATAGACGACCTGCGCAAGGATATGGAGAATATCAAAGAGAAGATCGCCAACCTCGGCTATGCCTATGTTCGTGTCATACCAGATTTTAAAAAGGATGAGCAAGCGCATACGGCGATTGTGCAATACAAAATTTTTCCCGGAAAGAAAGTCTACATTCGTGACGTGATCATTGCGGGCAACACACGAACACTCGACAGAGTTGTGAGGCGTGAAGTCTTTCTCGCTCCTGGCGATACCTACAACCTGACCGATTTGAAAGATTCGAAAGCCGCACTGATGCGAACCGGGTATTTCGAAAATGTCATTATCGACGAGCGACGTGTCAGTGAAGATAAAATGGACCTGGTCGTCAACGTCAAAGAGACACAGACCGGAAATATTATGCTTGGCGGCGGTTACGGCAGTTACGACGGTTTCATTATCAATGCCTCGATCAATGACAGGAACGTTTTCGGAAGCGGGCTTTCGATGGGATTGAGTGTCGATTTCTCAAGGTACCGCAGCAATTTCAACTTCAATATCACCAATCCCCGTATCTTCGACAGTGACTACAGCACCGGTTTCAATATTTATAACTCCGAATACGAGTCCTACGACTACACTGAAAAAAGAAAAGGGGGATCGGTGACTGTCGGACGTCAGATCGCACGCTATTGGCATGCCGGTTTGATGTACCAATATTTCGATACACAATTGACGGGAATGAACACCGATTACCCGGATTACGACCTTTACAACGATACGACATTCGCCACCAGTGCCATCACGCCGAGTCTGCGTTTCAACAATACGGATGACTACTATTTGCCGCGCCACGGAATGATTTTCGGTATCAGTGCGGAGTATGCCGGAATCGGCGGGGATGCGAAGTACAACAAAAACTATATGAATTTTTCCATATTCCATGGAATGGACGACTATCTCAATTATGATCTGATCTTGCGATACAAGGCACGTCTCGGTGCGATTCCGTGGGATGAAAAACTTCCGATCAATGAAAAATTCTTCATGGGTGGTATCCGTACCGTCAGAGGTTATCAATCCGGCTCTATTTCGGCAAAGGATGACAATGGCTACCTTCTGGGAGGAAAATATACCTTTTCAAACTCTGTTGAAGCGAGTATCCCTCTTGTCGAAGCCGCCAAAATGCGACTGGCCTTCTTCTTCGACTACGGTATGATCGGTGAGGATTCCTTTACGGAAGAGAAGCGTGCCGGTACAGGTGCCGTGATCGAATGGTTCTCTCCGATGGGGCCCATAAGCCTCATCTTCGCAAGGCCGCTGATGGAAAAAGAGGGAGATCAGACTTCCAGCTTCGAATTTACGATGGGAACGCAGTTTTGA
- a CDS encoding vWA domain-containing protein yields MRFLYPEFIYLMLIPAAVLIYLISTNKDVLERIFKPEALERLRISGDALGRAGHNTLLFIAFLFMSLALAQPVIEQGAERVKTKGVDLVIALDLSRSMRARDFFPNRLTFAKQKIREILPTLPAGRVGMVGFTSASFIVAPLTTDRDALVFLLDRLDPKSVTVEGTALLAAIRGGEKLLKKSEQKTILLVTDGGDDVDTASLSERLKKEKIRLIVWMVATRQGAPVAMSDRETAKGADEKIFISRANTKLRDVAQKSGGRYIEATLSQEDEKQIENFLKELADSGQQYEKVVHHRIQLFYYPLALALLVLPFGLYSVGRGSHAAVLLLFSGMFCAVPKAEAGLLDFRLIEQGAKAYREGHYKESVEVFEKLSLKSPKSEVWFDLGNSYYKSGRYKMALDAYEKVVTSDTAIEKAKLYNMANCYVRLGELEKAAELYRKVLKMGKDVDAKANLELVLKALREQKKKKKGASGKGKGKKKNQKESASKPAASKEQSDRPGSQRQNAKTRKMSEAEEKKWMQLIRKQPLKAKLYPLTPPEEVDHVNPW; encoded by the coding sequence ATGAGATTTCTCTACCCGGAGTTCATCTATTTGATGTTGATCCCGGCGGCGGTTTTGATCTACCTGATCTCGACCAACAAAGATGTGCTCGAACGGATTTTCAAACCGGAGGCACTCGAACGGCTGAGAATCAGCGGAGATGCGCTCGGTAGAGCAGGGCACAATACATTGCTCTTTATCGCCTTTCTCTTTATGTCGCTTGCATTGGCGCAACCGGTCATAGAGCAGGGGGCAGAGCGGGTCAAAACGAAAGGGGTCGATCTCGTGATCGCGCTCGATCTTTCACGTTCGATGAGGGCTCGGGATTTTTTCCCAAACCGTTTGACTTTCGCCAAACAGAAGATCAGGGAGATACTTCCCACGCTTCCGGCAGGACGTGTGGGTATGGTTGGATTTACGTCCGCTTCATTTATCGTTGCGCCACTAACGACAGATCGGGACGCCCTGGTTTTTCTGCTCGACCGTCTCGATCCGAAATCGGTCACTGTAGAGGGGACAGCGCTTTTGGCTGCCATCCGTGGCGGTGAGAAACTTCTGAAAAAGAGTGAGCAGAAGACGATACTTCTCGTTACCGACGGTGGTGACGATGTGGATACGGCATCACTCTCCGAACGCCTGAAAAAAGAGAAGATACGTCTCATCGTCTGGATGGTCGCCACGAGGCAGGGGGCTCCGGTAGCGATGAGTGACCGTGAAACGGCCAAAGGGGCCGACGAGAAGATTTTCATAAGCCGCGCAAATACAAAGCTTCGGGACGTCGCACAAAAAAGCGGTGGACGTTATATCGAAGCGACACTTTCGCAGGAGGATGAGAAGCAGATCGAAAATTTTCTGAAAGAACTTGCAGACTCCGGGCAACAGTATGAAAAAGTGGTACACCACCGGATTCAACTCTTTTACTATCCGTTGGCACTGGCACTTCTTGTTCTGCCTTTTGGACTCTATTCCGTCGGACGCGGCAGCCATGCGGCGGTTTTGCTCCTTTTTTCAGGCATGTTTTGCGCAGTGCCGAAAGCCGAGGCGGGTCTTCTGGATTTCAGACTGATCGAACAGGGTGCGAAGGCTTACAGGGAGGGGCATTACAAAGAGAGTGTCGAAGTGTTCGAAAAGCTCTCCTTGAAGTCACCCAAAAGCGAAGTATGGTTCGATCTTGGCAACAGTTACTATAAAAGCGGCCGCTACAAAATGGCGCTGGATGCCTATGAGAAGGTCGTCACCTCCGATACCGCCATCGAGAAAGCGAAGCTTTACAACATGGCCAACTGTTATGTGCGACTGGGTGAACTGGAAAAGGCGGCCGAACTTTATCGAAAAGTTTTGAAAATGGGGAAAGATGTCGATGCGAAAGCCAATCTGGAACTTGTTCTGAAAGCACTTCGGGAGCAGAAGAAAAAGAAAAAAGGTGCATCGGGAAAAGGAAAAGGGAAAAAGAAAAATCAAAAAGAGAGTGCCTCCAAACCCGCTGCATCGAAAGAACAGAGCGATCGGCCCGGTTCGCAGAGACAAAATGCCAAAACTCGCAAAATGAGTGAAGCGGAAGAGAAGAAGTGGATGCAGTTGATTCGAAAACAGCCGCTGAAGGCGAAACTTTATCCGCTGACACCACCCGAGGAGGTCGATCATGTCAATCCATGGTAA
- a CDS encoding Ppx/GppA phosphatase family protein: MAKRTAIIDIGSNSARMVVFERTSRYGFYLLNETRSRVRISEGAYEKGGELQPEAMERAFSALAQFLDIAKSYKTRKILCVATSAVRDASNKKLFLQRVERELGLRIKIVDGEKEAWLGGIAAVNLLPVKDAITIDIGGGSTDMALIRNRCVIETFSLDIGTVRLKELFFDKKRPIEEAKEFIDTALASLPKCFHSDLAVGIGGTIRAMAKAIMQRNDHSIDKIHAFTFSVEEESKFIRKVAHASVMKLSKYGIKKDRLDTIRPGALIFLSVLEKIGAKEVMTSGVGVREGLFLSDLLRNSNHLFPANFNPSVRSLQDRFCVDTKLATHIAATARKLFFALKDPFDLPDTALRYLEIAAKLSQIGIRLDFYAYHKHSAYMIMNDLDFGFTHEEMILVATLIRFNKRRLPKESFTKPHKRLLPDGNTLSWLSYIVSLAQTIHISRAREQIDADYRNGVLTINAPFDTYLAKERVKELEKPAPIAVEFV, encoded by the coding sequence ATGGCCAAACGCACCGCCATCATCGATATCGGATCCAATTCCGCCAGAATGGTGGTGTTTGAAAGAACGAGTCGTTACGGCTTCTATCTTCTCAACGAGACCCGCAGCCGCGTTCGCATCAGCGAAGGTGCCTACGAAAAAGGTGGGGAACTCCAACCTGAAGCGATGGAGCGTGCATTTTCCGCTCTTGCCCAGTTTCTCGATATCGCAAAAAGCTACAAAACCAGAAAAATCCTCTGTGTCGCCACTTCCGCTGTCAGAGACGCATCCAACAAAAAACTCTTTTTACAGCGTGTCGAACGGGAACTCGGACTTCGTATCAAAATTGTCGATGGGGAAAAAGAGGCATGGCTCGGCGGTATCGCCGCCGTCAATCTCTTGCCTGTCAAAGATGCGATCACCATCGACATCGGCGGTGGATCAACCGATATGGCGCTCATTCGTAACAGGTGTGTCATCGAAACATTTTCGCTCGATATCGGGACCGTCCGGCTCAAAGAGCTCTTTTTCGACAAAAAACGGCCGATAGAGGAGGCAAAAGAGTTTATTGACACAGCGCTCGCCTCGTTGCCAAAATGTTTCCATTCGGATCTTGCAGTGGGCATTGGCGGTACGATACGTGCGATGGCCAAAGCGATCATGCAGCGCAACGATCACTCGATCGACAAAATACACGCTTTCACGTTCTCCGTGGAAGAAGAAAGCAAATTTATCAGAAAAGTGGCCCATGCATCGGTCATGAAACTCTCCAAATACGGGATCAAAAAAGATCGTCTCGACACAATCCGCCCGGGTGCGCTCATCTTTTTGAGTGTTCTTGAAAAGATCGGTGCGAAAGAGGTGATGACGAGCGGTGTGGGTGTTCGAGAGGGTCTCTTTCTGAGCGACCTTCTTCGTAACAGCAACCACCTCTTCCCCGCAAATTTCAACCCGAGTGTCCGGAGCCTACAGGATAGATTCTGCGTGGATACGAAACTGGCCACACACATCGCTGCAACGGCAAGAAAACTCTTTTTTGCCCTCAAAGATCCATTCGATCTGCCCGATACGGCACTCAGATACCTTGAAATTGCGGCAAAGCTTTCCCAAATCGGTATCCGCCTCGATTTTTACGCTTATCACAAGCACAGTGCCTATATGATCATGAACGATCTTGATTTCGGTTTCACTCACGAAGAGATGATTCTTGTCGCCACATTGATACGTTTCAACAAACGACGTCTTCCCAAAGAGAGTTTCACAAAGCCGCACAAAAGACTTCTGCCCGACGGCAATACACTCTCATGGCTAAGCTATATCGTCTCGCTGGCGCAAACCATCCATATCAGCCGTGCACGTGAACAGATCGATGCCGACTACCGTAACGGCGTGCTTACAATAAACGCTCCGTTCGACACCTACCTGGCCAAAGAACGTGTCAAAGAGCTTGAAAAACCGGCACCGATCGCTGTGGAATTTGTTTGA
- a CDS encoding prephenate dehydrogenase, whose protein sequence is MVAGIVGLGLMGGSMGLALKGVPQVSKVIGYDHNPNHCEEALKHHLIDEVVTWDALKKSDVIFLAIPVEGIIKALQKLTDVPPGCTIIDLGSTKAKIVENIPPQIRKNVVAAHPMTGTEKFGPSAALANLYRDKIVVLCNLEESGELQSVTAKALFEAIGMKIVTMDAKEHDRHAAYISHLPHAISYALANAVMAQEDAKNILILAAGGFRDMSRLAKSSPIMWEEIFKQNRENLLEAMDHFEEELKRCRSLINEENWKGLYTWMEEAQKLHDIL, encoded by the coding sequence ATGGTTGCTGGAATTGTCGGATTGGGGCTTATGGGTGGATCGATGGGCCTGGCACTCAAAGGAGTACCGCAGGTGAGCAAAGTAATCGGGTACGATCACAACCCCAACCATTGTGAAGAGGCACTCAAGCATCATCTGATCGACGAAGTTGTCACATGGGATGCATTGAAAAAAAGCGATGTCATTTTCCTAGCGATCCCGGTTGAAGGCATCATCAAAGCGCTGCAGAAACTCACCGACGTCCCTCCCGGCTGTACCATTATCGACCTCGGCAGCACAAAAGCGAAAATCGTGGAAAACATTCCGCCGCAGATTCGAAAAAACGTCGTCGCCGCCCATCCTATGACCGGTACTGAAAAGTTCGGCCCCTCCGCAGCACTCGCCAATCTCTACCGTGACAAAATCGTCGTACTCTGCAACCTCGAAGAGAGCGGAGAACTTCAGAGCGTCACCGCAAAAGCGCTTTTCGAAGCGATCGGCATGAAAATCGTGACGATGGACGCGAAAGAGCACGACCGCCACGCCGCCTATATCAGCCACCTCCCTCACGCCATCAGCTATGCCCTGGCCAACGCGGTCATGGCGCAGGAAGACGCCAAAAACATTCTTATTCTCGCTGCCGGAGGATTCAGGGACATGAGCCGTCTGGCGAAAAGCTCACCTATCATGTGGGAAGAGATTTTCAAACAGAACCGGGAAAATCTGCTCGAAGCGATGGACCACTTCGAAGAGGAGCTGAAGCGCTGCAGAAGCCTCATCAACGAGGAGAATTGGAAAGGGTTGTACACCTGGATGGAAGAGGCACAGAAACTGCACGACATTCTTTGA